ACAGGCCAGCCAAGgagacataaaaaaacaaaaccaaaataaataaataaataaacaaacaaacaataaaaaccatcTTACACACATCTTTACAAATCCTTGGAGGTCAGAATGCTATCAAATATGACTTGCAAGCTGAAGAAAACTGGGAAAGAAAACCGCATAGCTGACTACCAACACaattcagtccctggaagggGTTTTCCCCTTCCTGCAGTAGAGAGTCCCAGCTAGCTGGCGTGAGCTGAGTGCTGCGTGCTGCAGCCTCCCACTGCAGCAAGTGTAACATCACCCAGTTCAACAGCGCCATACTGTTCTGGGGAGTGCTTCTTTAAAGAACAGAGTGATACCAGACGATCACAAGGAAGACAGGACAGACGGCACGTTCCTAAGCAAAAGCTGTCTGAGCATCCTCCAAAGTCCCAGGAACAGGACCAGGATGCAGCACATTGCTCCGGTGTCTGCTGAGCACAAAGACCCGGGTCTGCCTGCCATCACTGGGGAAAGGGAGGACATGAAAAGCAGACTAGGCACATTCGTTCCATACAATGCTCACAATGTGGTTCAGAGTGAACACTCCTATGAGAACTGACAACTTCACAAGAGTCCTCAGATTCAGGACCAAGTTCTACTGCAGAAAATGAAATGCCCCAAGTCCTGGCAACAATATGGGGGCAGAATGGCTACCACATGGAGAGTGGATGTGACTTTGGCTGTGTCTGGATTCTCCAACTTATAACATAATTGTCACAATTACCCCAAACGGGATGTTTTCATGATCTAGACCCCAGTGTAAATCTTAGCCTTCCTACAAGTCAGCCCTGGActacagtgctggggactgactgCCCCAGTACACTGCAGTGCTGGTGACTGCCCGGATgcactgcagtgctggggactgactgCCCGGATgcactgcagtgctggggactgactgCCCGGATgcactgcagtgctggggactgactgCCCGGATgcactgcagtgctggggactgactgCCCGGATGCACTGCAGTGCTGGGACTGGGGCACTGCAGGCTGGGGACTGCCCGGTgcactgcagtgctggggactgactgCCCGGTgcactgcagtgctggggactgactgCCCGGATgcactgcagtgctggggactgactgCCCGGTgcactgcagtgctggggactgactgCCCGGCGATgcactgcagtgctggggactgactgCCCGGATgcactgcagtgctggggacagacTGCCCGGATgcactgcagtgctggggactgccCGGATgcactgcagtgctggggactgactgCCCGGATgcactgcagtgctggggactgactgCCCGGATgcactgcagtgctggggactgactgCCCGGATgcactgcagtgctggggactgactgCCCGGATGCACTGCAGTGGGGACTGACGGATGCAGTGCACTGGGGACTGCCTGGGTgcactgcagtgctggggactgactgCCCGGGTGCTCTCTCACCTTAATATGCGAGGCGTTGATGTAGCCCGTGTTGTTCTCCTTGGTTGGAACCAACTCTACTCTCGTATCATCATAGGGAAGCACATCTTGGAATCGATTTCTTTCTGCATTTTCAGGAAGCCGGGCTGTTGAGCACTCCCCATCAACTAGCCGTTTTTTAAGAATCCTTTCATACTCGGTGAAGACCATTCCTTGCTCTAAGCGCTGTTCCAGAATCTTACACTATAAAATAGGACATGTGTGATGAGCAACAGTCACGCATCACAGCTGCGTGTACTTCTGAATCCTGGTTTTCTGCTTCAAGGTCTAGAATTTTCAAATATGAAAGATTCTacatgaaaccaaaccaaaattttTACAAGTCACGAGAGTCAGAACAAACGACATAATGTTCTTGGCGAGCTGTAGAATGGAAACTTCAGTTTGAAGTTGAAAGCTAGCTTAAGCCGGCGTGTTAAGCCTGAATTCTAAACCTACGGTCAGCTTTGTGATCTCTGAGAAACTGAACTCTCCTAGAATAGGAAAATCAGTCCCGAATCTGTGAGCAAATGTTCTGACATGTATGTAAGATACCAAGAGCAGCAGTTACTCCTGAGAGCCACCTTCAGATGCAGCTATAAAGACATGAACACctgtcttattttaaaacaataaaatctcagttcactatttaattttaatttaaaaacaaaatgaatttccAATATAATGAAAtgcctactttcttttctatgtatCTGTTTACACATGTTCTTACTCTGAAGAAATAAAACTATCAAGaactttcagaaacaaaaaaCGCAATCAACACTGGAACCTGAAACGACTTAAGACATTGACTTACACATTCACTCCAGCTGTGACCCAGATGGTGAGATTCCCTGACATTCATTTATGACTATTAAATGAGGCCAGAAAATTCACCCAAGTTTCACGGGCGCACTTTGGAGCCGCCCTCAAGATCACTGTGAGGATCCTGCACACACTCACCCTTTCATCGTTCGTTGCTCTGGTGGACACTTCCTTCCCTTCgtcaggcagaggcagccgggACAGCGACAGTCCATTGAGGGCAGCCAGCTTAAGGGGACCGATTTTTTTTGCATCTGCTCGAGTCTTTTTCATCCCctgtaagaaaatatttacacacacatagagaATGCACCCAGACACAACCCTTTCAGAAGCAATGTCGACGGGCTAAAGAGGAAACAAGGCAGAGCTCTTGCTGCTCGCACCCAAGGAGAGACTCCTTCCCACACGTCTGCTTAACAGGCTTTAGGAAGAAGACATTCCTTTCAAGGCCAGAACTCTGATAAGGCCTCCAGATAGAAGGCTTTGACTCCAATTGGTTCCAGGACTCTGTTGCAATGAGAGGTGAGGCGGTAGGCAGGCAGCATTCTTAGAGAACTACCCAATTGCAAAATGTGACTCCACATAAAACCGAAAAACAAGTATCAGTGGGTTGTaacagcctttttcttttcttattttgagacagggtctcactttgtagccatggctggcctggaactctctatacattccaggctggtctcaaactcacagatacccatccactggtctctgcctcttgagtgctgggataaaatgcacgcaccaccatgcctggcagcctttactaatttttaaaacaaacaaaaaaaaatttaaatcattctgaaaagaaaatagaaaaggacaTGTAAATTGCTTTCACAAGTTCTACCCTACAGTCTTGGAGAACAGTGTGACCTGGGCTGTCCCAAAACGGCCACATTTCTAAATCAAGAAATAAACACAGCTGAAATCTCTATCAGCAAGCCAGAGTGGAAGGGAAGCATCAGTGGAACACTGTCCTACAAAAACAGGTGTTTCCCAAAGTTCTCAAGCCTGGTGACTTTCCTCTCTCTGGCAGGCAAACCTGAGAACAAGTCTCCTCAGACATTCTGTAGAGTTACAAAGAGTCCCAGTATTCAAAGAAATGGTTTCCTCAGTTCTTGTAAGGAAACCAACTTACGCCAGCTCTATCAGCCTAGAGATGCCAGGACACCAGGATTGAAATCACAGAACAGAAACAAGGAGAAAGGACATTTTGGTGGAGAAGAAAATGCTATACTACAAATGGAGAGTATGTGTGGCCCTGTACATATAGGCAGAGGCTAGAACATGGTATTAGGCATCTCCTCTACCGTTCTATCCCCATAAGACAAGGTCTTTCTCACTGAACACAGTCTGACTGCCCAGAAATCTACTGGGATCTACCTATCTCCACCACACAGTGCTGGCGTCACAGGCACCCACAGCCATGATtagttttcacatgggtgctagggatttgaactctggtcccctTGATTGCACAGCAAGCagtcttaaccaatgagccatctttccagcccatagAATAGTTTTTAACTTCGTAGTTCATATTGCTTATAAGCTTCCCACAGAATGCAATTCAGACTTAGAATGGGCAGCATCCTGGGTGTAATTAACTAACATCCTTCAGGCAAGTCACCTTTGCCCTCTAAGCCTTACCTAAACAGGAAAATAGAAAGGGAGAGTGCAGGGAGGGCGCAAGGTAGCCTGACACAAAGACTAAAACGTCCGGATTCTAGTCTGTGCAGAACAGTGGTGTGCAGCAGGGTTGAGCAACCAGCTCCCAAAGGGGACGGCTCTACCTTCTCTGCTCATTTCCACAGTGCAGACACTGTCAGGGCCACGTCCCAACTGCctaaggaagtcatgtggctcaCAGGATTCCTAAAACCTCACAGATCCTGCTAGCCAGTGTTGGCTGACTCCCTGTACTCTGGAATCCAAATGCCCCACATTGACAAGCCAGATGAGGATGGATCAAGATCAGCTGCAATCACCCCTTACCAGGCCCATGGTTTTCAGTGCCAAATCTGCAGGGCTTCTTAGGTGAGAACCACATGGCACAGGCCTAAAGGATGCATCAAAGAGCAAATCTTTATGCAGATGTGTGAGCACCCAAACCAGTCTGCCTTAGAGATAGCAATCTAGTCCCTGGAGGTGGAGGCCCTGGGTGGGGAATTTTAAAGGTTCCTTCTTGTCTGCTACTTactcactgctttttttttctttaaactttagcCCACTTCAGTGACAGTGACAGGATCCTGTAATGTCACCATGAAGGGGTCAGAGGCTCTAGCAGGGGTCGGCCTCTTTAATTCTTGGAAAGTTGGGAAATTACACCTGTGATGCAACATCCCAGTCACAAGTAAATATTGACGGGGCACTTTTGATGTtttgaaggtttatttttgtCCCCCAAGAACTCTGAGGCCATCtcatttacaaatgagaaaactgggTCATGGAGAGACTAAAGAGTTCGTTCAGGGTCGCTAGCTGCCACTTTTATAGAGGAATCAGTGTCAAAACAATGGAAACAAACCCTTCGTTAAACTTAGTTCCTGGAAGCATTTACTTCAGAAGGCGGCCCTCCATGCCTAACTGCGGGGAGACCTAACACTGACAGAGAATGGACAGAGAAGAGATGACTGCCCCAGGTTATGGAGATGGAAGCTGAGGTATGATTCAGGAAGGGTCTTGCCCACTGAGGAACTATAATACACTCCAGGGCCTATACTCAGAGCCACGCTGCTCACTGCTAGGGTCTCTATGCTtcctctggaccacagcctcCATGCATCTCCTCAGATGGGTGAAAGCCCTGTGCAAAAAAGAAGGGCCGAAAGATGGTCCGATTGCACAACTTCACTaaaaactcttagaaaagaatgagaaggaaaattTGTATTTTCAGAGAAGCAACTAGATCAAAGCCCTCAATGTAAGGCTGAACCTGCCAGACCCCGTGAAAATAGACTAAACTTCCCTCACCTTGATTTATTAGATTTGTTGAACAATTACAGAGGATAATTGCAAGCTGTGTTACCTCGAAGAGGTCAGGGGATTTGGAGGGGTTTGGTCTCCTCCACTCTTGGGAAGTTGGAGAATTAAAGAGGACTGTCCTCACTGGGCAGTTCTTACTTCATTGTCATGGAAGGCCCATCCTGCTGGCGTGAGGACTCAGGTAATGACTATGGAAATGCCCACGCTGTCGCTGCCTTCACACTGCTCAGCCGGTCCCCTCTACCATGGTCCACTTGAGCACTGGCCTTTGTACActcaggagaaaaataaagctaaacTTCACATTCCATCCTTTAGCTAAGTAAAGCACCCTGAAATCTGTGCCCTTTCTCAGGGTGTTTTCCTGTGTGTACTGATCTTCCATAAGCATTGTGACCCCCTTGAGTTTCCCAGCCTGCCCGCAGGCCTGCGTCACTTTAGACCCTCATAAACGAGGCTGGAAGTACACCTGCAATAGCTCCTCAATCTTTGGGTCATCCTAGTAGAAATGGGGGAGAAGAACCTTGGTTGACAGGACACAGGGGGCCAAATGAATGCACTCATCCCTTTGACCTGGTACCAGTGCAGGTCATGGGACAAGGAGGTGAGGGTCACCCAGAGCTGCATCCCTGAGCAATGCATCATGGTGACTGTGAGTGGACACGCTCCCAAACAGGAGCATAAATGCTTAGTCAAAGACGGAGAATTCAAAACTGATGCAGCACAGAGCAGTCAGGCTATAGCAGGCAATTACTACTTAGTAAAACAGTACATGGAGCACACCTGGACACAGAATGCAGCGGAAGAAAATGGGCTGATAGAAAAGTAAGCtgaaagttccaggtcagccactCACTAGCTGTATGACCTTGGAAAAGCTACTTAACATTTCTGAGTCAGCTTCTTCATCTGAGAAATTGACTAATAACAATGGCTCATTATAAACTGGGCACAGCAGAGATGAAATCTCTCACGTGGTAAACGTTCTGAAAAAGACAACTACAGAAAACAACACTGGCCTCTTACAGTTTGTTTTAAATGCGTAGGAAGTGCTTTTTCCCAGGCTTATTAGGTTGGGTAGAGAAGAGCCACCATGTCTACAAGGGCCTTCTTCTGAATGCCCAGTTCACTCTCTCATTCTCGCCAAGAGACTGACTTTCCTGGGTCCAGAGTCACTCTCCATCCCACAGAGGTCATTCCCAAGATGGTCACCTTGACAACTACACCTTGACAAGGACGTAGGGACACAGCCTCAGATGCCTCTCCCAAGACATCActggaacaaaaagaacaaatgctGTTCTGGGGTGCCTTGTCACCCCACAGTATTTTAAAGGGTGCAATCATGGCTGGAGTAATaaattctcctcctcttcctcaacaCTTTAAGATGGTTTGTGGACTCCTCCCATGCCTTTCCATAGACCTTTTCTCTGCACCCAACTTAGCTCTAGCAAGACCATCACCACCCCCATCAGTCCACATCCTTTCCACATAAACTCACACATGCCCCTAACTAAGGTGAAAGTCAGAGCTGAGGCAGGGATTGACAGTTAGGAGGGAAGGTAAAAACCTGAGAACCATCGGTCCcgagggaaggagacagggtaATCAAAAGTTGAAAACAGAGATGAAGGGGCCTGTCCTCCATGCCTGAGGCACCTCTGTCCTCCATGTCTGAGGCACCTCTGTCCTCCATGTCTGAGGCACCTCTGCCCCTGGGCCAGCTTACCCCTAGTGGTGGAAGTCCTTCCACGATGCTCTTCTTCCCAGACAGGAGGTCTGACACCGGCCTTTTCTTGAGCGAGTCCCTCCTAGCTCGGTacctccctgaagttgtgagGTCAGACTCGGACATGGAGGGGGTCAGCAGCCCATCTCTTCGGGGCCGATGGGTCTCCACAACCAGGTGGACAGGGCTGATGTCTTTCACCCTCTTCTCGGGCTCCGTAAAATGGGACTTGGGCTCAAGAATATGCAGAGGGCCGGCGACTGCAGCCACCGAAGCACAGGGGTAGTTCGGCGGCTGCTCCTGAGAGTACGCGGCGGTCAGGCGGGGCTCGGACACCGCGGCCACCGTGCGCGCTCTGCTGCGGTCCTCTTCCGGGTCCTCTTCCTCCTCGCTGCTGTGTATCAGCATGGTGGCATCAGAAAGGGACTTCTTGTGGCTGTACCTGCCACTGTCGTGCTCTTCACTCTCCTCTTGCTTTGTTCTGTCGGAGAAGACACTGGACTGGGAGCCTGCTGAGAGAGTCCGGGGAGCCACGTCTGCCGCCGAGGCTGACATGGTCCTCTCCTTGAGCCTCAGGCCTTCAAAGCCATGTGTGAGCCCCGCGATCTCAATGCTGTTCCTCTTCTGGAGGTGGGCGTGCCGAGCTGCGGTGAGGGGCTCGCTGACCTCCTGCAGAGAGTGGGCCACCGGCAAGCTGTCCTCCTGGAAGGTCTGCACCGAGTGGTGGACCCGCCTGGTGATGAGATCCGGATTGCTGCTGCTGATGTACAGGTGACGCGACAGGTCCGGGGTGCTGTTGGCAGGCCTCGGGTAGGGTACGGTGGGGGTGGCCGGTACACCTGGGTTCTCATAATGTTTGGAGCTGGGTAGTCCTGGGCCTGCAGCTGCACGTTTGTCAGCTCGGGCACACTGACAGCACCCACCACAGGTCGCCTCTCAGCGGGGTAGGGGTACGGAGACTGACTGTGGAAACTGTAGTTCAAGTTAAACGGGTAGTGGGCCGACTGCGGAGAGGTAAGGTGCGCATGCTCCCGAATCTCAGGCTGGCTGTAGACCAAGGCGTCAGGCCTGCTGTATGCGTAGGAACTGCCAATGTTGAGGTTCCTGAGCGAGCGGCTGTGCCTGTCTGCATGCACCATGCCTCTGTTGAGTTGCTTCATGACGGTCTCGTAGTCAGGGGTTGGGCGGTAAGACGGGGGGATCAGCGCACTGTGCCGATGGGATGGGATGTAGTCGGGTCTCATGACATCACTGCCAGTAATACTTGGGTTGGAGGACATGGGGGAGGGCTGCAAGTAGGGCTGAGGGGTATTTAAGGAGTTCGTACTGTGTGCGCTGTAGACGCTGCCGTTGCGGATGCGACCACTGAGGTCAATTTGGGTTCTGTCCAGACTTGTCTGGGAGTGACAATAGAATCCATTCTTGTTGGGCACAAAGATGTTATCTGAGGAAGGAAAAGGTTTGAAaagattttgaaaatgtattaagTTGGACTCATTACTCCAGCCAAATATTGAGATATGCTCTGAAACCGCTTGTAAAAATTCTTGCTGAAACGACACATCTTCAGCCACACTACACTGCCCTGGAAGCTTCAGCTCCCTTGCCTGTAGGATGGGGTAGGCCTGCCGCTTAAAGCGAGGTACTTAGGATCTGGCCAAATCTACGTCCAACACTGAGAGTATAATAGTATCGGAAAGTAATCTTCCTTCTGAAGGTTAAAAACACATGCTTCACTACAGACAAGAAACAGGTAGCTCTGTGGAACTCAAAGAGACAGTGTTGAGCAGTGAGCCGTGGTGGGTAGGGATACAGCCCTGAGATGCTGAGCAAGGGCAGGTACCAACTATCCGTGAACATTTCCTTAACTGGAATTTAGGTTGTTTGCATAGATTCTCctttaatgaagaaaagaaaagaaaagaaaagaaaagaaaagaaaagaaaagaaaagaaaagaaaagaaaaaagaaaagaaaagaaagaaaagaaaagaaaaggaaagaaagaaaagaaaagaaagcaaaagaaaagaaaagaaaaaaaaaagaatctacgGTAAGGGCACCAGTACAGCAGGCACAGAGCTTTCCAGTCTGACAGGGAGGGTCACTGGTAGCTGCAACTCCACCAAGGCCCAGAAGCCAACAAGATCCAGGCTAAAATAGCTGTCGCTGCCCCACCAAGCCTCCAGTTGAGCAAGACCTGGAGGCAGGGCCGCAGACTCAGGCTCCTCTTTCTACAGCCCGGGTGTGCCTGCCCGGGCTAGAAGAGGCCATCTTTCCTCACTGCCTTATGAGCACCATTCCCAatgcttaaaaataacttcagcaGTCAAGGCCTGCAGAAAGCATCGTGTGGGTAATTCAACAGCTCCACGACAGTGTGATGTCTGATGTCTGATGACCCGCCGGGCACCTTTTATTCTGGCGCGCACACGCCTCTGAGAAGGCTATTCTCATAGCCTCTCTACTCCTGCACTCTGCTGCCTCGTCCTGTGCTTCTCCGTCTGCAGAACACTTGGTCACTGCTACATCTCAAGATTCCTTTTTGGTCACAGATCCCTCAGCCAGGTTGTCTAGACAGTGTGACATCTACCTACCGTGtgtccctgcctccaggctctCCAAGAGCACATGGGACTATACCTCCTCATCCTTTGGTGCCAAGCACATACATGTGATGAGTAACAGTAAGGAGAAAGTGAGCGGAAAGTTGAGAGCCAGTTTCTGAGgactccctcctcccattccccctgTGTCTTGACCTACAACATTACAGACCGAAAAGGCTCCTCCAGCCTGAGACCCcaatacaggcagacatggaacAGAGCCCACCTGCCAGGACACAATGGACAGGGGCTCTGATCAAGAAGTCAGGCCGCTGAGGATTTAAACGTCGTTAGCCCAGCAGAACTGGGCCCTCCTGGCTGAGCCCTGGCATGTGGACTGGAGGGTGTTGGGATAAGGGTGTGTGGGTGGTGGAGCAGAGGAGTGAAGCCAGAGTCTGCTCAAATCAAACAAGCTAGAGAGGAGCAAACTAACCGCAGGGACAAGATGAGAAGGGCCGGCCAAGGGGATGTTGAGGAGAATGGACACAGGCAAGGGATGATCATGCACACAGGGGGAGTAGCTGGAAGCTTTCCGTCAggtgagtggggtgtgtgtgtgtgtgtgtaaggaccaAAGTTATAGCTCACGGGATGCAACTGCTAGTGAAAGGTCCAAGAAGATGAGGACCTATGTTGGAGCAGGAGcaaggggacagagagaaggggctATGGGAAAGATGGTGTATGATGCCACAGGTTATGGGTATTCTACTGACTTGGTAAAGTTACATGCATCTTGGAATCCACATAACCAGGAGAGTGACTTCATCACAATGAAGGACTGTAAAAAACAGACAGACTTACAGGGTAAAGCAATAAGTTCAGACTTAATATTCAATTTCCAGCAAGCCCTGATAGTTGACACCAGTTCCTGAGAGAGCCTACTATTGACCAGAGAGCCTCCATGCCGGGTTCCCACCTGTCTGACAGTGGGAAAGGGGGTATGGGTGGAATGACGGCAGGGTGGGAAAGGAGAACCTGGGTCACCCTTAGGGGAACTCTATGTGAAGGAGCTGCTGTGGAAGGCcctcaggaaagaaaaacaccaggCGGGTCTTTGCGACAGCACCTAATACTGACAGGAAACCGCTGAGGGAGTAAGAGGGAACAGATGGGCTGGAGCATGGAGACATCACTCTCAGACAGAGTGTAGTGAAAAAGGGAAGATAAAATAACCCAAACCATTGTttgcagaagagaggagaggacagagtggCAGGACCGTCACAGACTGCGGTCGGGGAATGAGCAGCACAGGGACAGAAGGCAGAAGCCTTGTCCCCATGGTTGGAGAGGCCGTGGTGCGGGTACAGATGGGCACACACAAAGGCGAGGGGCCGGGAATGGGACAGGCCCAGAGGACACCGCACTCCACGCCATAGCTGTTGTAGCTGCTCCGCCATCGCCTTCCCCACTGTGGGGCATCAACTCTGCAGCCACAACTAGAAGGGAGGTCAACACCACAccttctttctgtcccttcagACCTCACGCCCTACACAACGGGCAACGGGCCTCGCTTCCAAACAGCCCCCTCTCCTCCTGGGCCACAGCACTCACCAGCCAGAGCAGCAGACCCAGTCACAGAGCTGTCTGGAACTGATGATCATATCTAGCCATCCCGCCAGATCCAGAAAGCTCTTCTCAGTGCCCTCAACATGAACAGAATGCTAATGCATGTTCTCTTAGCAAAATGACTGTGATCAAATCATGAGCAAATGCCTTATTTTCACAATTAGATTCCgaggctctctctctccagaactgCTCATCTGCATCCACCTCTCTGGCCTTCGGCAGTTAGAGTTTACAGACAAACGCTACACAGATGGGTGATTCAGCTTGGAGGCGCTGCTGTGTACACACAGCTGGAGCGGCAGAAACGAGAATCTAAAGCATTCAGTGAGATGTTTCAGGCAGggataaaacaaaacatgtctgGGTATCTTTtgtgacaaacaaacaaacagacagatagacaaagcATTTTTGGTTGcctgatgtggtggcacatgcctgtaattcatcacttgggagacagaggctggaaaaTCACACACTTAAGGGAAGCCTGGCCTAAATAAGACTAATAGGGGAGGGTTCCAGGGCTTAGGAACCAGCTTGGGGAGCTAGCTGCCCACTGACTACATTTGGGGCCAGATGGCCCCAACATACATTCAAGAAAGAACCGGAATGCAAGGGCTTCTTCTGGGATCCCAGGATGGCTATAATCAGGACAATTTGGGGTACAAGTGCAAAAAGAAACCATCCAGACTTCAAGATCTCTAGGTCTTCACCGAGTGATGCATAGTTGTAAGTGTGCACGCCTTTGCAGACTCAGGGTACTTTACCTTGGGAAGAAGCAAATGGCTCTGTATAATGTCCATTATAatgcagctggggtgggggaggcatcGCATAGGGCTGGGGTTTAGGCTAAGAAACGGAAAGTTGGACACAGAGTTAAAACACATTGCCCATGTAAGAAAGGTAACGTCATTCTTCGCTGGACACTTTCTCCTCACTAAAAAGGCCTTCTACGGGAGTTAAATGTATTATAAATGGAAAATACCCACGGACATGGAGGAGGTCTTAGCATATCTGTCATTTTCAACGCTGCCCACGTGGCAAAGCCAAGCCCTAAGCACTGACACCAAGGATACTAAACAGCACAAAACAGTCTGCATCCAAAAAGTTATCAACAAGAAGGGATGGAGACAAACCTCCTTGTCTAAACTCATGAAAGGCTTTGATGTACTACAA
Above is a genomic segment from Peromyscus leucopus breed LL Stock chromosome 14, UCI_PerLeu_2.1, whole genome shotgun sequence containing:
- the Ptpn21 gene encoding LOW QUALITY PROTEIN: tyrosine-protein phosphatase non-receptor type 21 (The sequence of the model RefSeq protein was modified relative to this genomic sequence to represent the inferred CDS: inserted 1 base in 1 codon); its protein translation is MPLPFGLKLKRTRRYTVSSKSCLVARIQLLNNEFVEFTLSVESTGQESLEAVAQRLELREVTYFSLWYYNKQNQRRWVDLEKPLKKQLDKHALEPTVYFGVVFYVPSVSQLQQEITRYQYYLQLKKDILEGNLPCTLEQAIQLAGLAVQADFGDFDQYESQDFLQKFALLPVGWLQDEKVLEEATQKVALLHQKYRGLTAPEAEMLYMQEVERMDGYGEESYPAKDSQGTDISIGACLDGIFVKHKNGRPPVVFRWHDIANMSHNKSFFALELANKEETIQFQTEDMETAKYVWRLCVARHRFYRLNQCDLQTQTASLNSVRRGSSSRMSLPKPQPYAMPPPPQLHYNGHYTEPFASSQDNIFVPNKNGFYCHSQTSLDRTQIDLSGRIRNGSVYSAHSTNSLNTPQPYLQPSPMSSNPSITGSDVMRPDYIPSHRHSALIPPSYRPTPDYETVMKQLNRGMVHADRHSRSLRNLNIGSSYAYSRPDALVYSQPEIREHAHLTSPQSAHYPFNLNYSFHSQSPYPYPAERRPVVGAVSVPELTNVQLQAQDYPAPNIMRTQVYRPPPPXPYPRPANSTPDLSRHLYISSSNPDLITRRVHHSVQTFQEDSLPVAHSLQEVSEPLTAARHAHLQKRNSIEIAGLTHGFEGLRLKERTMSASAADVAPRTLSAGSQSSVFSDRTKQEESEEHDSGRYSHKKSLSDATMLIHSSEEEEDPEEDRSRARTVAAVSEPRLTAAYSQEQPPNYPCASVAAVAGPLHILEPKSHFTEPEKRVKDISPVHLVVETHRPRRDGLLTPSMSESDLTTSGRYRARRDSLKKRPVSDLLSGKKSIVEGLPPLGGMKKTRADAKKIGPLKLAALNGLSLSRLPLPDEGKEVSTRATNDERCKILEQRLEQGMVFTEYERILKKRLVDGECSTARLPENAERNRFQDVLPYDDTRVELVPTKENNTGYINASHIKVSVSGTEWDYIATQGPLQNTCQDFWQMVWEQGIAIIAMVTAEEEGGREKSFRYWPRLGSRHTTVTYGRFKITTRFRTDSGCYATTGLKMKHLLTGQERTVWHLQYTDWPEHGCPEDLKGFLSYLEEIQSVRRHTNSTSEPKSPNPPLLVHCSAGVGRTGVVILSEIMIACLEHNEVLDVPRVLDMLRQQRMMLVQTLGQYTFVYRVLIQFLKSSRLI